Proteins encoded in a region of the Planococcus citri chromosome 1, ihPlaCitr1.1, whole genome shotgun sequence genome:
- the tyn gene encoding uncharacterized protein tyn isoform X1, translating to MMRFYIHPTYRISAICSWSLLIFWSNAVLALGRVAFEKLTDLDYRGTTYYTVKNITLNECQAWCREELECQAAVFSFVLNPLTPIQDTSCELQNETTANNPAAIPQRSVNLYYMVKLQIRSDNVCMRPWAFERVPNRMIRGLDNALIYTSTKEACLAACLNEHRFTCRSVEYNYVTLQCHLSDSDRRTTGQFVQFVETQGVDYFENLCLKGNQACKGNRVFQVPRIGVADDKVAHYASIHYYVDKELQVTSEAACRLACEIENEFLCRSFLYKGPPSGNQYNCQLFHLDHKTLPDGPSTYLNGERPLIDDGQLIGTYYENHCEKSLGTLSHENVPVVFESTEDPNISNLTRNDINCDKTGTCYDVTVHCKDTRIAVQVRTNKPFNGRIYALGRSETCNIDVLNSDLFRLDLTMSGQDCNTQSVTGVFSNTVVIQHHSVVMTKADKIYKVKCTYDMSSKNITFGMMPIRDPEMISITSAPEAPAPRIRILDTRNREVETVRIGDKLTFRIEIPEESKKPPYGIFARSCVAMAKDSKSTFQIIDDEGCPVDPSIFPSFTPDGNALQSIYEAFRFTESYGVIFQCNVKYCLGPCEPAVCDWGRDSVESWGRRKREVNSNNNTNSEGDDMTQISQEILVLDFGDEKQSQYLKNNNEASFTHYDKDKTITVMEPCPTKTSVLALGITCILLILIYVTTLFFYYLRKWMSPRKFMT from the exons ATGATGAGGTTTTACATTCATCCTACATATCGCATATCGGCAATATGTAGTTGgtcattgttgattttttggagtAATGCCGTATTAGCGCtag GTCGAgtagcatttgaaaaattaaccgaTTTAGATTACCGAGGTACCACATATTACACAGTAAAAAATATAACCTTAAACGAGTGCCAAGCATGGTGTAGAGAAGAATTAGAATGCCAAGCTGCAGTTTTTAG TTTTGTTTTGAATCCATTAACGCCTATTCAAGACACTTCCTGTGAACTGCAAAATGAAACGACTGCTAATAATCCGGCTGCAATTCCTCAACGCTCGGTTAACCTGTACTACATGGTCAAGTTACAAATTAGATCAg ACAACGTATGCATGCGACCATGGGCTTTCGAACGTGTACCAAATAGGATGATCAGAGGATTAGATAATGCTTTGATTTATACGTCTACAAAAGAAGCGTGTCTAGCAGCCTGTCTGAACGAG CATCGGTTTACTTGCCGTTCTGTTGAATACAACTACGTTACGTTGCAATGTCATTTAAGTGATTCGGATCGAAGAACAACTGGGCAATTTGTACAATTTGTGGAAACCCAAGGAGTCGATTACTTCGAAAACTTATGTCTTAAAG gaaatcAAGCGTGTAAAGGAAACAGAGTATTCCAAGTGCCTCGTATCGGAGTAGCCGATGATAAAGTTGCGCATTACGCAAGCATACACTACTACGTGGATAAAGAGTTACAG gTAACCAGCGAAGCTGCGTGCAGACTGGCTTGCgaaattgaaaacgaatttttatgtCGATCATTCCTATACAAAGGACCACCAAGTGGAAACCAGTACAACTGTCAACTGTTCCATTTAGATCATAAAACTCTACCTGATGGACCGAGCACGTATTTGAATGGAGAAAGGCCATTAATCGATGATGGCCAATTGATAGGAACTTACTACGAAAACCATTGCGAGA AATCATTGGGTACTTTGTCCCATGAAAATGTACCAGTCGTTTTCGAATCAACAGAAGATCCAAACATAAGCAATTTGACTAGAAATGATATAAATTGTGACAAAACAGGAACATGTTATGATG ttaCGGTGCATTGTAAAGATACCAGAATCGCTGTCCAAGTTCGAACGAATAAGCCATTTAACGGAAGAATCTACGCTTTAGGACGATCAGAAACATGTAATATTGATGTACTGAACAGTGACTTATTCAGATTAGATTTAACGATGAGTGGGCAAGATTGTAACACTCAGTCTGTG ACGGGGGTGTTTTCAAACACCGTAGTTATTCAACACCACAGCGTAGTCATGACGAAAGCTGATAAAATTTATAAAGTAAAGTGCACGTACGACATGTCTTCGAAGAATATTACATTTGGAATGATGCCAATAAG GGATCCAGAAATGATTAGCATTACTTCGGCTCCGGAAGCGCCAGCTCCGAGAATTCGAATTCTTGATACCAGAAATAGGGAAGTTGAAACTGTTCGTATTGGAGATAAGCTCACATTTAGAATAGAAATTCCAGAAGAAAGTAAGAAAC CTCCTTATGGAATATTCGCGAGAAGTTGCGTGGCCATGGCTAAAGATTCAAAGAGTACATTCCAGATTATTGACGACGAAGG ATGTCCAGTGGATCCTAGTATTTTCCCCTCGTTTACTCCGGATGGAAACGCTCTTCAGTCTATTTACGAAGCATTTAGATTTACCGAGTCTTACGGTGTGATATTCCAGTGCAATGTGAAATACTGTCTTGGACCTTGTGAACCG GCTGTTTGTGATTGGGGGCGTGATTCGGTGGAATCCTGGGGAAGACGAAAAAGAGAAGTGAATAGTAATAACAACACCAATTCAGAAGGAGATGACATGACTCAAATCAGTcaagaaattttagttttagatTTTGGCGATGAAAAACAATCgcagtatttaaaaaataataacgaagCTTCCTTTACCCATTATGACAAAG ATAAAACGATAACTGTCATGGAACCTTGTCCCACCAAAACTTCAGTATTAGCTTTAGGTATAACTTGTattcttttaattttgatttacgTAACAACTTTGTTCTTTTATTACTTGAGAAAATGGATGTCACCACGGAAATTCATGACTTGA
- the tyn gene encoding uncharacterized protein tyn isoform X2, which translates to MMRFYIHPTYRISAICSWSLLIFWSNAVLALGRVAFEKLTDLDYRGTTYYTVKNITLNECQAWCREELECQAAVFSFVLNPLTPIQDTSCELQNETTANNPAAIPQRSVNLYYMVKLQIRSDNVCMRPWAFERVPNRMIRGLDNALIYTSTKEACLAACLNEHRFTCRSVEYNYVTLQCHLSDSDRRTTGQFVQFVETQGVDYFENLCLKGNQACKGNRVFQVPRIGVADDKVAHYASIHYYVDKELQVTSEAACRLACEIENEFLCRSFLYKGPPSGNQYNCQLFHLDHKTLPDGPSTYLNGERPLIDDGQLIGTYYENHCEKSLGTLSHENVPVVFESTEDPNISNLTRNDINCDKTGTCYDVTVHCKDTRIAVQVRTNKPFNGRIYALGRSETCNIDVLNSDLFRLDLTMSGQDCNTQSVTGVFSNTVVIQHHSVVMTKADKIYKVKCTYDMSSKNITFGMMPIRDPEMISITSAPEAPAPRIRILDTRNREVETVRIGDKLTFRIEIPEETPYGIFARSCVAMAKDSKSTFQIIDDEGCPVDPSIFPSFTPDGNALQSIYEAFRFTESYGVIFQCNVKYCLGPCEPAVCDWGRDSVESWGRRKREVNSNNNTNSEGDDMTQISQEILVLDFGDEKQSQYLKNNNEASFTHYDKDKTITVMEPCPTKTSVLALGITCILLILIYVTTLFFYYLRKWMSPRKFMT; encoded by the exons ATGATGAGGTTTTACATTCATCCTACATATCGCATATCGGCAATATGTAGTTGgtcattgttgattttttggagtAATGCCGTATTAGCGCtag GTCGAgtagcatttgaaaaattaaccgaTTTAGATTACCGAGGTACCACATATTACACAGTAAAAAATATAACCTTAAACGAGTGCCAAGCATGGTGTAGAGAAGAATTAGAATGCCAAGCTGCAGTTTTTAG TTTTGTTTTGAATCCATTAACGCCTATTCAAGACACTTCCTGTGAACTGCAAAATGAAACGACTGCTAATAATCCGGCTGCAATTCCTCAACGCTCGGTTAACCTGTACTACATGGTCAAGTTACAAATTAGATCAg ACAACGTATGCATGCGACCATGGGCTTTCGAACGTGTACCAAATAGGATGATCAGAGGATTAGATAATGCTTTGATTTATACGTCTACAAAAGAAGCGTGTCTAGCAGCCTGTCTGAACGAG CATCGGTTTACTTGCCGTTCTGTTGAATACAACTACGTTACGTTGCAATGTCATTTAAGTGATTCGGATCGAAGAACAACTGGGCAATTTGTACAATTTGTGGAAACCCAAGGAGTCGATTACTTCGAAAACTTATGTCTTAAAG gaaatcAAGCGTGTAAAGGAAACAGAGTATTCCAAGTGCCTCGTATCGGAGTAGCCGATGATAAAGTTGCGCATTACGCAAGCATACACTACTACGTGGATAAAGAGTTACAG gTAACCAGCGAAGCTGCGTGCAGACTGGCTTGCgaaattgaaaacgaatttttatgtCGATCATTCCTATACAAAGGACCACCAAGTGGAAACCAGTACAACTGTCAACTGTTCCATTTAGATCATAAAACTCTACCTGATGGACCGAGCACGTATTTGAATGGAGAAAGGCCATTAATCGATGATGGCCAATTGATAGGAACTTACTACGAAAACCATTGCGAGA AATCATTGGGTACTTTGTCCCATGAAAATGTACCAGTCGTTTTCGAATCAACAGAAGATCCAAACATAAGCAATTTGACTAGAAATGATATAAATTGTGACAAAACAGGAACATGTTATGATG ttaCGGTGCATTGTAAAGATACCAGAATCGCTGTCCAAGTTCGAACGAATAAGCCATTTAACGGAAGAATCTACGCTTTAGGACGATCAGAAACATGTAATATTGATGTACTGAACAGTGACTTATTCAGATTAGATTTAACGATGAGTGGGCAAGATTGTAACACTCAGTCTGTG ACGGGGGTGTTTTCAAACACCGTAGTTATTCAACACCACAGCGTAGTCATGACGAAAGCTGATAAAATTTATAAAGTAAAGTGCACGTACGACATGTCTTCGAAGAATATTACATTTGGAATGATGCCAATAAG GGATCCAGAAATGATTAGCATTACTTCGGCTCCGGAAGCGCCAGCTCCGAGAATTCGAATTCTTGATACCAGAAATAGGGAAGTTGAAACTGTTCGTATTGGAGATAAGCTCACATTTAGAATAGAAATTCCAGAAGAAA CTCCTTATGGAATATTCGCGAGAAGTTGCGTGGCCATGGCTAAAGATTCAAAGAGTACATTCCAGATTATTGACGACGAAGG ATGTCCAGTGGATCCTAGTATTTTCCCCTCGTTTACTCCGGATGGAAACGCTCTTCAGTCTATTTACGAAGCATTTAGATTTACCGAGTCTTACGGTGTGATATTCCAGTGCAATGTGAAATACTGTCTTGGACCTTGTGAACCG GCTGTTTGTGATTGGGGGCGTGATTCGGTGGAATCCTGGGGAAGACGAAAAAGAGAAGTGAATAGTAATAACAACACCAATTCAGAAGGAGATGACATGACTCAAATCAGTcaagaaattttagttttagatTTTGGCGATGAAAAACAATCgcagtatttaaaaaataataacgaagCTTCCTTTACCCATTATGACAAAG ATAAAACGATAACTGTCATGGAACCTTGTCCCACCAAAACTTCAGTATTAGCTTTAGGTATAACTTGTattcttttaattttgatttacgTAACAACTTTGTTCTTTTATTACTTGAGAAAATGGATGTCACCACGGAAATTCATGACTTGA